One Candidatus Nitrososphaera evergladensis SR1 genomic window carries:
- a CDS encoding ABC transporter ATP-binding protein — protein sequence MRRDMIFLRNKKMQKEEEKEMQLEKKNAIEVHNLTKTYRGNIPAVDSISFSVMPGEIFGLLGPNGAGKTSTIKMIVTLAKATFGRLEVFGVDVSRSPQIARGMMGYVPQSISVDADLTAYENLLIFSKLSYVSKQDRDERIREALQYMGLAGRANDLVKHFSGGMMRRLEIAQALVNRPRILLLDEPSIGLDPASKRQVWKSIKQLRQDYGTTVLITTHDMTEADVLCDRVAIMSAGNIAALGNPAELKRTIGGGDRVTVNFLASAVRPQDMEFLSSLGKVVAIGNNNDDEEGDETSVQILVGDGEEAVPHIMDSFRNNGIQIESISVSKPTLDDVFMKYANRRLDCEEEMVAAAKSNSSGARRDFVRHAK from the coding sequence GTGCGTCGCGACATGATATTCTTGCGCAACAAAAAGATGCAAAAAGAAGAAGAAAAGGAAATGCAGCTGGAAAAAAAGAACGCCATTGAGGTCCACAACCTGACCAAGACTTATCGCGGCAATATCCCCGCGGTGGACAGCATCAGTTTCTCGGTCATGCCTGGAGAGATATTTGGCCTCCTGGGGCCAAACGGTGCCGGCAAAACCAGTACTATTAAAATGATAGTCACCCTTGCCAAGGCCACTTTTGGCAGGCTGGAGGTTTTTGGAGTTGATGTCTCTAGATCACCCCAAATCGCAAGAGGGATGATGGGATACGTGCCTCAGAGCATATCCGTTGATGCTGACCTTACCGCGTATGAGAATCTGCTAATCTTCTCCAAGCTTTCGTATGTCAGCAAGCAAGACCGTGACGAGAGGATACGCGAGGCGTTACAGTACATGGGCCTGGCAGGAAGGGCAAACGACCTTGTCAAGCATTTCAGCGGAGGCATGATGCGCAGGCTAGAGATAGCCCAGGCACTTGTCAACCGGCCAAGGATCCTGCTCCTAGATGAGCCAAGCATCGGGCTTGATCCGGCGTCAAAGAGGCAGGTGTGGAAAAGCATCAAGCAGTTGCGGCAGGACTATGGCACTACCGTCCTGATTACCACCCACGACATGACAGAAGCAGATGTCTTGTGCGACAGAGTGGCTATCATGTCTGCGGGCAATATAGCAGCATTGGGAAATCCTGCAGAACTGAAAAGGACCATTGGAGGTGGAGACAGGGTGACGGTAAATTTTCTTGCCTCTGCCGTGCGGCCGCAGGACATGGAATTTCTGTCAAGCCTGGGCAAGGTCGTTGCAATAGGCAACAACAACGATGATGAAGAAGGAGACGAAACGTCTGTTCAGATTCTGGTGGGGGACGGGGAAGAAGCTGTACCGCACATCATGGATTCTTTTCGAAATAACGGCATCCAAATCGAGTCCATTTCGGTAAGCAAGCCGACCTTGGATGACGTTTTCATGAAGTATGCCAACCGAAGGCTCGACTGCGAAGAGGAGATGGTTGCTGCTGCCAAAAGCAACTCTAGCGGAGCAAGGCGCGATTTTGTGAGACACGCAAAATGA
- a CDS encoding ABC transporter permease: protein MMMNRNKNNSNNSNSVERFLYSSMTVAEMEARKLRHDSTELWTRVVQPALWLLIFGVTFNSLRALQTAGDFSYIQFITPGILAQSVLFIAIFYGITVVWERDVGIFTRLLSTPSPRASIVLGKALAAGLRGLFQAAMIFVLALLIGVEIRLDPVDVIGVFAIVVLFAMCFSSLSMLLASYMKTRDRMMGIGQALTMPLFFASNAIYPIALMPVWLQYVSLANPLSYVVDALRAMLITGNYANLPVDIAVVLFATVAFVALASVSIKRLLE, encoded by the coding sequence ATGATGATGAATAGAAATAAAAACAACAGCAACAATAGCAACAGCGTCGAAAGGTTCCTTTACAGTTCCATGACAGTGGCAGAAATGGAAGCAAGAAAGCTACGCCACGATTCTACCGAGCTGTGGACCAGGGTGGTGCAGCCTGCCCTTTGGCTGCTTATTTTCGGCGTGACTTTTAACAGCCTCCGAGCTCTGCAGACAGCCGGCGACTTTTCCTACATCCAGTTTATCACGCCGGGAATCCTGGCGCAGTCAGTTCTGTTCATAGCAATTTTTTACGGCATCACCGTCGTCTGGGAGCGCGATGTGGGGATCTTTACCAGGCTCTTGTCTACGCCGTCGCCAAGGGCGTCCATAGTTCTGGGCAAAGCCCTTGCCGCTGGCTTGAGGGGGCTTTTCCAGGCAGCAATGATATTTGTACTGGCTCTTTTAATCGGAGTCGAGATAAGGCTTGACCCTGTTGACGTCATCGGAGTTTTTGCCATAGTGGTATTGTTTGCCATGTGCTTTTCCAGCCTGTCGATGTTGCTTGCCTCGTACATGAAGACTCGCGACAGGATGATGGGGATAGGCCAAGCGCTGACCATGCCTCTTTTCTTTGCAAGCAACGCCATCTATCCGATTGCTCTGATGCCTGTGTGGCTCCAGTACGTGTCGCTGGCAAACCCGCTGAGTTATGTTGTGGATGCGCTCAGGGCAATGCTAATCACCGGTAACTATGCAAACTTGCCAGTTGATATTGCCGTGGTGCTTTTTGCTACGGTCGCATTTGTAGCGCTTGCCTCTGTGTCAATAAAGAGGCTGCTGGAATAA
- a CDS encoding C2H2-type zinc finger protein yields the protein MNGNMEKEGKQVPLAKKEEVKAQVPAERPRFECEECNKTFPSSLDLEEHRKQDHVAKNTSSTTVA from the coding sequence ATGAATGGAAACATGGAAAAGGAAGGCAAGCAGGTGCCCCTTGCAAAAAAAGAGGAAGTGAAGGCCCAGGTGCCGGCCGAGCGTCCAAGGTTTGAATGCGAAGAATGTAACAAGACGTTCCCAAGTTCACTTGACCTAGAAGAGCACAGAAAACAGGATCACGTGGCCAAGAACACATCATCAACAACAGTAGCCTAG